One part of the Lytechinus pictus isolate F3 Inbred chromosome 3, Lp3.0, whole genome shotgun sequence genome encodes these proteins:
- the LOC129256794 gene encoding rho-related protein racA-like encodes MQNIKLLVVGDGAVGKSCLFISYTTNSFPNDYVPTVFDNYSANVMVNGVPYNLGLWDTAGQEDYDRLRPLSYPGTDIFLICYSVDRRASFENVEEKWYPELTHYLPNTPILLVATKIDLRGSNTGGQFVSFDEGARLAAKLNCGFAETSALTQSGLKECFDRAIELAANYSSMQKKKGFFSLGGKSKKVIPLPPVMPPTGLAPWIEIKTSTLGTDMSSILDDPSETDVVFHLDDGKSHSAHRFVLCSASDFFCRLFEQKLPKDQQEDRAVRVPAFTWDEINSGSIAGLSSIKQAEEGVGHQIDVCLSADISSQTFTHVLRFLYAGIPNIDEDTPETELEALLKAADTFYLPRLREIINNIQNSEEFLNPSIGTYLNDLTGQRSKELFFKKPLFSDVQFEVEGQTIYAHKAILKARCAVMAGMFSGVFAESSTSKIPILETSMECFTAILEYIYTDHAPIEEGDAVGILVTAERFAQDRLKNLCELYITKEVDVSVRDQIEKADIDVIGLLHTAQVNELFESSSYKNLRWYSENVLIFYLISLR; translated from the exons ATGCAGAATATAAAGCTGTTGGTGGTTGGTGATGGCGCTGTGGGGAAGAGCTGTCTTTTCATCTCGTACACAACAAACAGCTTCCCAAATGACTATGTCCCTACCGTCTTTGATAACTACTCGGCTAATGTGATGGTCAATGGTGTACCTTATAATCTAGGGCTTTGGGACACAGCTGGTCAG GAAGATTATGATCGCTTGAGACCTCTATCCTACCCAGGGACAGATATCTTCCTTATTTGCTATTCAGTGGACAGAAGggcttcctttgaaaatgttGAAGAAAAATGGTACCCAGAACTAACCCATTATCTCCCTAATACACCAATTCTTCTTGTTGCAACAAAGATTG ATCTTCGTGGATCAAACACTGGTGGACAGTTTGTTAGTTTTGATGAAGGAGCTAGACTGGCAGCAAAATTGAACTGTGGCTTTGCAGAGACCAGTGCACTCACGCAGAGTGGATTGAAAGAATGCTTTGATAGAGCT ATTGAACTTGCTGCTAATTATTCATCGATGCAGAAGAAAAAAGGTTTCTTTTCATTAGGGGGAAAGAGCAAGAAGGTCATTCCTCTGCCTCCTGTTATGCCTCCAACAG gtcTAGCACCATGGATTGAAATCAAGACATCTACCTTGGGAACAGATATGTCAAGTATCCTTGATGACCCATCTGAAACAGACGTAGTCTTCCATTTAGACGATGGCAAGAGTCATTCAGCTCACAGATTTGTTCTGTGTAGTGCATCAGATTTCTTCTGTAGGTTATTTGAGCAGAAGCTACCAAAG GATCAACAAGAGGACAGAGCGGTACGTGTTCCTGCCTTTACCTGGGATGAGATCAATAGTGGTAGTATTGCAGGTCTGTCTAGCATCAAGCAAGCAGAAGAAGGGGttgggcaccaaattgatgtttgtcTCTCTGCTGATATCTCCTCACAGACATTCACACATGTATTGAGATTCCTCTATGCAG GTATTCCTAACATCGATGAAGACACTCCAGAAACTGAATTAGAAGCTCTCTTGAAGGCAGCAGACACCTTTTATCTCCCAAGACTCCGGGAGATCATCAATAACATCCAAAATAGTGAGGAGTTTCTTAACCCCAGCATTGGCACATACCTTAATGACCTTAcaggtcagaggtcaaaagaGTTGTTCTTCAAGAAGCCTTTATTTTCAGATGTACAATTTGAAGTGGAAG GTCAGACCATATATGCTCACAAAGCCATCTTGAAAGCTCGTTGTGCTGTCATGGCAGGGATGTTCAGTGGTGTCTTTGCAGAAAGTTCAACAAGTAAG ATCCCAATTCTTGAAACCAGCATGGAATGTTTTACAGCAATCTTAGAATACATCTATACTGACCATGCCCCTATAGAGGAGGGTGATGCTGTTGGTATCTTAGTAACAGCTGAAAGGTTTGCTCAAGACAGACTCAAGAATCTTTGTGAACTCTACATCACCAAGGAAGTGGATGTTAGTGTTAGAGATCAGATTGAGAAAGCAGATATTGATGTCATTGGTCTCCTTCACACAGCACAGGTAAATGAACTTTTTGAATCAAGTTCTTACAAGAATCTaaggtggtattctgaaaatgttcttatcttttatcttatctcattgagataa
- the LOC135153663 gene encoding uncharacterized protein LOC135153663 yields the protein MSNYIGLNVGGKIYRTSRTTLTSIPRSFFSLMLDEYMPSAKDEYGNYLIDRDGNIFRHILNFLRCKKLILPEGFNEFRLLACEADFFQLGTLKEEALSVIGSSEILGLNVGGKVYQTTKETLMREPNGYLATIISEKNLYKSRDKDGNFGIDRDGKLFRYVLNFLREGALILPKTWNEFNLLVNEASFFQIPAICEHLNSLRYFGENNHQAICFFHFYSWHGNYVAYTSQYKRRLEGLFSFRLKSCKYIESVFGVDVLSFTLDDSLAGESLEWFYPNSSGHKCRKCLTYPEKEQDIINMLQIARYSIHRSINLNEESTKYEVTSAPEETSM from the coding sequence ATGTCTAATTACATTGGATTGAATGTTGGTGGAAAGATATACAGGACATCTCGCACAACATTGACCAGTATACCAAGGTCATTCTTTAGTTTAATGCTTGATGAATATATGCCGTCTGCGAAGGATGAATATGGCAACTACCTCATTGATCGAGATGGGAACATTTTTAGACATATTCTAAATTTTCTGAGATGCAAGAAACTCATCCTTCCAGAAGGATTCAATGAGTTTCGTCTATTGGCATGCGAAGCTGATTTCTTTCAGCTTGGCACATTAAAGGAAGAAGCTTTGAGTGTAATCGGCAGTTCTGAAATACTCGGTCTAAATGTTGGCGGGAAGGTCTACCAGACAACCAAGGAAACACTCATGAGAGAGCCTAATGGTTACCTTGCAACCATCATAAGTGAAAAGAATCTATACAAGTCCAGAGATAAAGATGGAAACTTTGGAATTGATCGAGATGGAAAACTATTTCGCTACGTCCTTAACTTTTTGCGTGAAGGAGCCTTGATTCTGCCTAAAACATGGAATGAATTCAATCTACTGGTCAACGAGGCATCATTCTTCCAGATTCCCGCCATCTGCGAACACTTAAACAGTTTGAGATATTTTGGTGAAAACAATCATCAGGCAATATGCTTCTTCCATTTTTACTCTTGGCATGGTAATTACGTAGCATATACGAGTCAGTACAAGCGTCGATTAGAAGGGCTGTTTTCCTTCCGGTTAAAATCTTGTAAATACATTGAATCTGTATTTGGTGTTGACGTATTGTCTTTCACATTGGATGACTCGCTTGCTGGTGAGTCTCTGGAGTGGTTCTATCCCAACAGTTCAGGACATAAATGTCGCAAATGCCTCACGTATCCAGAGAAAGAACAAGATATCATCAACATGCTTCAGATTGCTAGGTACAGCATCCACCGTTCTATTAATTTGAATGAAGAATCTACTAAATATGAAGTCACGAGTGCCCCTGAAGAAACATCCATGTAA